The Pontiella agarivorans genome includes a window with the following:
- a CDS encoding response regulator transcription factor: MSRKIRILIVDDNQMMRFGLSGSLAAMPDVTVVGEAANGEEALALVEEQRPDIVTMDYKMPGDNGLTVTEKILARYPDTRVILLSAFDSEEDIWNAVQVGVKGYLTKTAGNVNELLAAVKAVADGERYFPEIIANRLKERQKVSGLSAREVEVLKLLAAGKSNQEIADTLGIALETTKSHLLNLRSKLGAADRTQAVVLAYEKGILHLNE; the protein is encoded by the coding sequence ATGAGCAGAAAGATCCGGATATTGATTGTGGATGATAATCAGATGATGCGGTTCGGGTTGAGCGGCAGTCTGGCGGCCATGCCCGATGTGACGGTGGTGGGCGAAGCGGCCAATGGGGAAGAAGCGCTGGCACTGGTGGAAGAGCAGCGCCCGGACATCGTCACGATGGATTATAAAATGCCGGGGGATAACGGCCTGACGGTGACGGAAAAGATTTTGGCGCGCTATCCGGATACCCGGGTCATTCTGCTGTCGGCTTTTGATTCGGAAGAGGATATCTGGAATGCCGTCCAGGTGGGGGTGAAGGGCTATCTGACTAAAACCGCCGGCAATGTGAACGAGTTGCTGGCCGCTGTGAAAGCCGTTGCGGATGGCGAACGGTATTTCCCGGAGATCATCGCTAACCGTTTAAAGGAGCGGCAGAAAGTTTCCGGCCTGAGTGCCCGTGAGGTGGAGGTGCTCAAATTGCTGGCCGCGGGAAAATCAAATCAGGAAATCGCGGATACGCTCGGTATTGCTCTGGAAACGACCAAATCGCATCTGCTGAATCTGCGCTCCAAACTGGGGGCGGCGGATCGCACGCAGGCGGTAGTGTTGGCGTATGAAAAAGGAATACTGCATCTGAATGAATAG
- a CDS encoding sulfatase family protein, producing MKKSTSFLFTLLIAAGALAQARPNIVIFYTDDLDFDEVPRSLYDLDFFPSHTGMKQQGFYEDNFPKFDQPQIDYFENPEMLMPHLEQLARDGVVLDRFYITSPVCTPSRYSMLTGRYASRSTGFQRKYKPGKPASVDWSATLPSTENTLPKVLQKNGYFTGMVGKWHNGHGAGRYNAELRNAKLSDPGVNEKVKEAQRIECRTMEKEQGFDFAASIQIGNVGALKAPKELRLENLPWVMQGALDFLDKAKENEKPFYLYIALPLPHRQYYDSQARNPNAPFWFERDPHGSPGGWLDEVPGCMPSYADVVRRVEEAGLPLVNAYGTHIDDALGTVLKKLDELGMSEETLFVFTSDHQSRGKNTIGETARVPTVIRWPQKIKAGTRAAGISSNVDLVSTILDLSESKNTGDVGLDGQSFAPMLSGESATARESLYLEIMHTRGIVTDRFKYIACRAPAEIEEAMKQDAIQALEQKRRRRVSWDGRKNTPDNVSKGVIMDGDREYPAYFDADQLYDLEKDPFEQNNLAYDPAYAEILAEMKKQLSTYLAEMPHPFGEFN from the coding sequence ATGAAAAAATCAACCTCATTTCTTTTTACCCTGCTTATCGCAGCCGGTGCTTTGGCACAGGCCCGCCCGAATATTGTTATTTTTTATACCGATGATCTCGATTTCGATGAGGTGCCGCGCAGCCTCTATGATCTGGATTTCTTTCCCAGCCATACCGGCATGAAACAGCAGGGGTTTTACGAAGATAATTTCCCGAAATTTGATCAGCCCCAAATCGACTATTTTGAAAATCCCGAAATGTTAATGCCCCATCTTGAACAGCTGGCCCGGGACGGCGTGGTGCTGGACCGGTTTTACATCACCTCTCCGGTCTGTACGCCAAGCCGCTACTCGATGCTGACCGGACGCTATGCCAGCCGGTCCACCGGCTTCCAGAGAAAGTATAAACCCGGAAAACCGGCATCGGTCGACTGGAGTGCCACATTGCCATCGACAGAAAATACGCTGCCGAAAGTATTGCAAAAAAACGGCTACTTCACCGGCATGGTCGGCAAATGGCACAACGGGCATGGCGCGGGCAGGTATAATGCGGAACTCCGGAACGCCAAACTCTCTGATCCCGGCGTGAATGAAAAAGTGAAAGAAGCCCAGCGTATTGAATGCCGTACCATGGAAAAAGAACAGGGGTTTGATTTTGCCGCCAGTATCCAGATCGGCAACGTCGGCGCACTTAAAGCTCCCAAAGAACTCCGACTCGAAAACCTCCCCTGGGTGATGCAGGGCGCATTGGACTTTCTTGATAAAGCCAAAGAAAACGAAAAACCGTTCTATCTCTACATCGCCCTCCCTCTGCCGCACCGGCAGTATTACGACTCTCAGGCCCGCAACCCCAACGCGCCATTCTGGTTCGAACGTGATCCTCACGGTTCGCCCGGCGGCTGGCTCGACGAAGTGCCCGGTTGTATGCCCTCCTATGCCGATGTTGTCCGGCGGGTTGAAGAGGCCGGCCTGCCACTGGTGAATGCCTATGGAACCCACATTGATGACGCGCTCGGTACCGTATTAAAAAAACTCGATGAACTCGGCATGTCGGAAGAGACACTTTTTGTATTCACTTCCGACCACCAGAGCCGCGGCAAAAACACCATCGGCGAAACCGCCCGAGTACCCACCGTGATCCGCTGGCCCCAAAAAATAAAAGCAGGAACGCGCGCGGCCGGCATCAGCTCTAACGTCGATCTCGTAAGCACCATTCTTGACCTTTCTGAAAGCAAAAACACCGGTGATGTCGGCCTCGACGGACAAAGCTTTGCTCCAATGCTCAGCGGAGAATCCGCAACCGCCCGGGAATCACTCTATCTCGAAATTATGCATACACGCGGAATCGTCACCGACCGCTTCAAATACATTGCCTGTCGCGCTCCGGCGGAAATTGAAGAAGCGATGAAACAGGATGCCATCCAGGCTTTGGAACAAAAACGACGCCGGCGCGTTTCCTGGGACGGTCGGAAAAACACCCCCGACAATGTCAGCAAAGGCGTCATCATGGATGGTGACCGGGAATATCCGGCTTATTTTGATGCTGATCAGCTTTACGACCTGGAAAAGGATCCGTTTGAACAGAACAACCTCGCCTACGATCCGGCCTATGCCGAAATTTTGGCTGAAATGAAAAAACAGCTTTCGACCTATCTGGCCGAAATGCCCCATCCCTTCGGAGAATTCAATTAA
- a CDS encoding sensor histidine kinase translates to MTVWTVLLLAVLQVFGGPLTRIPDIRALAPEAAAEAKVVDVEAQVVWVDPVRSSFFLNDGEQGIYVCRRVRPSGKTNLKPGDTVRVRGVTGAGGFAAEIIAESVQFLEHRPLSKGRALWPTHLNSPEVDCDWFNMAGRLVSYEVIEESFVIMAEMIRDEQTMYLQIPDTPENRKRMDALMFQWVEFNAVAGTVNNSNRQIVGRIFHVSSASDFKVSGISLKEALSEVKEAVPIHELMRQGMRLHSIVKTYGTVTHVGNRELFLRGERAALYVQIQDPGGVVVGDRVEVVGLVSPHPVSPAMRAHSVRVIGHDDLPEPIRLDSLSNVTDRYNFDLVQMDAKLVESGSSFQLSNGQGNPKKLIKLLCRSGNRFFEADLQTGEGLPESIKAGAVLRLSGLCHVNRETRRAWNLDIQGIRLELRSAADVQLLTAAPWWTVQRLLWVAGIILLIALIFLIWVLLLRKTVERQTGIIGEKMEQEAVLNERQRIARELHDNLEQGLSGAIFRLGGIRFMLQTNMQENQKRFELVDAERTPFEPLHTAWREGAEKIHEDLEAVEHMLSYCSAESRTSILDLRGGLLESMDLVDAADVMIKNLNEQWNAAAELHVAGEPRRFSREAERNVLLVIKEAVSNAIRHANADGIEVMLDYSDGLTVEIHDDGCGFEVETAEQSGRFGLRGMRERMRNTGGILVVHSHPGEGTTVSTTLEMNK, encoded by the coding sequence ATGACAGTTTGGACGGTTCTGCTTCTGGCGGTACTGCAGGTTTTCGGAGGTCCTTTAACGCGTATTCCCGATATTCGGGCGCTTGCTCCGGAGGCGGCTGCAGAGGCGAAAGTTGTCGACGTGGAGGCTCAGGTGGTCTGGGTGGATCCGGTGCGCAGCAGTTTTTTTCTGAATGACGGAGAGCAGGGCATCTATGTTTGCCGCCGAGTGAGGCCCTCTGGAAAAACGAATTTGAAACCGGGCGATACGGTGCGGGTTCGAGGCGTTACCGGTGCAGGAGGGTTTGCCGCCGAAATCATTGCGGAAAGCGTTCAGTTTCTGGAGCACCGCCCGCTTTCGAAAGGGCGTGCGCTGTGGCCGACTCATCTTAATTCGCCTGAAGTGGATTGTGACTGGTTCAATATGGCCGGCCGGCTGGTTTCCTATGAGGTGATTGAAGAGTCGTTTGTGATTATGGCGGAAATGATCCGCGATGAGCAGACGATGTATTTGCAGATTCCTGATACGCCGGAAAATCGCAAGCGCATGGATGCACTGATGTTCCAATGGGTGGAATTCAATGCGGTTGCCGGAACGGTGAATAACAGCAACCGCCAGATTGTGGGGCGGATTTTCCATGTTTCGTCGGCGTCGGATTTCAAGGTGTCCGGGATTTCGCTGAAAGAGGCGCTGAGTGAAGTGAAAGAAGCGGTGCCGATTCATGAGCTGATGCGGCAGGGCATGAGACTCCACAGCATTGTGAAAACCTATGGAACGGTCACGCATGTTGGAAATCGTGAGCTTTTTCTGAGGGGAGAACGGGCGGCGCTGTATGTTCAGATTCAGGATCCGGGGGGCGTTGTGGTCGGAGACCGGGTTGAAGTGGTGGGCTTGGTCAGTCCGCATCCGGTATCGCCGGCCATGCGGGCCCATTCGGTACGCGTTATCGGTCATGACGATCTGCCTGAACCCATCCGATTGGATTCTCTGTCGAATGTTACGGACCGTTATAATTTTGATTTAGTTCAAATGGACGCGAAACTGGTTGAAAGCGGAAGTTCGTTTCAATTGAGCAACGGTCAGGGAAATCCGAAAAAGCTGATCAAACTGCTTTGTCGATCCGGAAACCGTTTTTTTGAAGCGGATCTGCAGACGGGTGAAGGGCTTCCGGAATCGATCAAGGCGGGGGCGGTTTTGCGTTTGAGCGGGTTGTGTCATGTGAACCGCGAAACGCGGCGGGCGTGGAATCTGGATATTCAGGGGATTCGGCTTGAACTGCGCAGTGCTGCGGATGTGCAGCTGCTCACTGCGGCACCGTGGTGGACCGTACAGCGGCTGCTGTGGGTGGCGGGAATTATTCTTCTGATTGCGCTGATTTTTCTGATCTGGGTATTGCTGCTGCGTAAAACGGTGGAGCGGCAGACCGGGATCATTGGAGAAAAAATGGAACAGGAAGCGGTGCTGAATGAACGCCAGCGCATTGCGCGGGAACTGCACGATAATTTGGAACAGGGTCTTTCCGGGGCCATTTTCCGGTTGGGCGGAATACGGTTTATGCTGCAAACGAATATGCAGGAAAATCAGAAACGATTCGAGCTGGTTGACGCGGAGAGGACTCCGTTTGAACCGCTTCATACCGCGTGGCGTGAAGGTGCGGAGAAAATTCATGAAGATCTGGAAGCGGTTGAGCATATGCTGAGTTACTGTTCTGCAGAATCGCGGACCTCCATCCTGGATTTGCGCGGGGGATTGTTGGAATCCATGGATTTGGTTGATGCGGCTGATGTGATGATTAAGAATTTGAATGAACAATGGAACGCCGCTGCTGAACTGCACGTTGCCGGAGAGCCGCGGCGTTTTTCCCGGGAGGCGGAGCGCAATGTTCTGCTGGTGATCAAGGAAGCGGTTTCCAATGCCATACGGCATGCGAATGCAGACGGTATTGAAGTGATGCTGGATTATTCTGATGGGCTTACGGTGGAAATTCACGACGACGGTTGCGGGTTTGAGGTGGAAACGGCGGAACAAAGCGGACGGTTCGGGCTCCGGGGGATGCGTGAGCGGATGAGGAATACGGGCGGTATACTGGTCGTACACAGTCATCCCGGCGAAGGAACAACTGTTTCGACAACGTTGGAGATGAACAAATGA